From a single Brassica napus cultivar Da-Ae chromosome C9, Da-Ae, whole genome shotgun sequence genomic region:
- the LOC125592636 gene encoding uncharacterized protein LOC125592636: MGPQVEWPQKMKAPFFFRNPGLWCDFHRDHGHKTEDCVALKVEVIKLLKKGHLREFLSEKAKSHLSKETTGKPTEAAPVSPPRVIHVISGGSEISGISHTAAKKNTWNAKHGLEAGKTKRLLLGMEEISFTAKEQERVLTPHHDALVISLIVANCLVKRILVDNGSSGNIIFQAAYENLGLEESALTRRITPLIGFSGEVNQTAGEVTLPVYAEGINMSTKFLVVDCDSSYNMILGQPWIHGMGAIPSTLHQMVKFPTPWGIRAIREDQEYSRS, encoded by the coding sequence ATGGGCCCACAGGTTGAGTGGCCTCAGAAGATGAAAGCACCTTTTTTTTTCCGGAATCCTGGTCTCTGGTGCGACTTCCACCGTGACCATGGTCACAAAACGGAGGACTGCGTCGCACTGAAGGTCGAGGTCATCAAATTACTTAAGAAAGGACACCTCAGGGAGTTCCTTTCCGAAAAGGCCAAGAGCCATCTAAGCAAGGAGACAACGGGGAAGCCCACTGAAGCTGCTCCCGTCTCGCCACCTCGAGTGATCCATGTCATATCGGGTGGTTCAGAAATCAGCGGTATAAGCCACACAGCCGCGAAGAAGAACACTTGGAATGCCAAGCATGGCCTAGAGGCAGGCAAGACGAAACGCCTGCTCCTGGGTATGGAGGAAATAAGCTTCACGGCCAAGGAGCAGGAAAGGGTTCTCACCCCACATCATGACGCCCTGGTCATATCGCTCATTGTAGCGAATTGCCTTGTGAAAAGGATACTGGTAGATAATGGAAGCTCcggcaacatcatcttccaggcTGCATACGAGAATCTGGGGCTGGAGGAAAGCGCTCTAACTCGTAGGATAACCCCACTCATAGGATTCAGCGGAGAAGTCAACCAGACTGCTGGAGAGGTGACCCTCCCGGTATACGCTGAAGGGATCAACATGTCAACCAAGTTCCTTGTCGTTGACTGCGATTCATCCTACAACATGATCTTGGGACAGCCTTGGATTCACGGCATGGGAGCCATTCCTTCGACTCTTCACCAGATGGTGAAATTCCCTACACCGTGGGGCATAAGAGCAATCAGAGAGGATCAAGAGTATTCCCGCTCCTAG